DNA sequence from the Fuscovulum ytuae genome:
GGGTGTCTCTTTCTGGGTCGATGCTGATGAAGACGGGCGTTACGTCAAAGCCGCGCTCATCAAGGATATCGATCGCCTCGGCATTGCGGGCATTATCCAACGGACAGACATCAGGGCAGAAAGTGTAGCCAAAGTATACAAGGCTGGGTTTGGTAATGATGTCCTTGTCAGTAACAGTCTGCCCTTCGCCGTTCACAAGGGAAAACGGCCCGCCAATATCGCCTCCGACCGCACCCGCACGGCATTGCGCAAAGCGATCATCCGGCGCTGCCATTTGGGCATAGGCGAACAGGCCACCCACCATGCCAACGACCGCCGCTGCGGCCAGACCTGCGTAAAGTTTGCTCATGCCATCGCTCCTTGGCTTTTGCCGACATTGATCCTGCAAGCCGCGCTGCATAACAATGCGAAACTTGGTCACGTCGTCGTGTAGGGCCTCTTTCGATGATGAATCCCGGCTTCGGCCTGCTTTCCCGCGATACGCGCAGCGATTGGGTTCGGCTGCGAACCTTGATCCTTTTGCGGTGGATGGCGATTACGGGCCAGATTGCAGCAATCACAGTCGCAGACCGTGTATACGGGATCGAGCTGCCCTTGGGCCTTTGCTACATGGCAGTGGGCGCTTCGATCATTGCCAACCTTATTTCGATTTTCGTCTATCCGGAAAACAAGCGATTGAGCGAGGTGGAAGCGATGCTGACGCTTCTGTTCGATCTGTCTCAATTGGCTTTCCTGCTCTACCTGACAGGCGGACTAACAAATCCCTTCGCCCTTCTGATTCTTGCGCCCGTGACGATTTCGGCATCCGCCCTCGAACTGCGGACCACGCTGTTCCTGGGGGCTTTGGCCATTCTGTTCACGTCATTGATCGCGTTCGTCAATGTTCCGTTGCGCTTCGCGGATGGGTCCGCATTACAGGTGCCGCTGGTTTTTGAATTCGGGTTCTGGCTGGCCATCGTGATCGGGATCGTGTTCTTGGGGCTTTATTCCAGAAGGATTGCAACTGAGATTCGATCCATGTCGGACGCCCTGTTGGCCACGCAAATGGCCTTGGCGCGCGAGCAAAAGCTGACGGATCTTGGTGGGGTGGTCGCCGCTGCAGCGCATGAGTTGGGCACGCCACTGGCGACGATAAAACTGGTCAGCGCCGAAATGATGGAAGAGTTGAAGGATCAACCTGATCTAGCAGAGGATGCGCGCCTTATTCGTGATCAAGCGGATCGTTGTCGGGATATCCTGCGCGGTATGGGGCGGGCTGGGAAGGATGACCTTCATCTTCGACAGGCCCCGCTTGCGTCTGTTCTGCGTGAAGCGGCAGAGCCGCATATGGGGCGGGGCAAGGAGGTTGCATTTAGCTTGTCACCCGGAGCGGGCTCGGGCGAACGGCAGCCGATGATCTTGCGGCGACCCGAGGTGATCCATGGATTACGAAACCTGATCCAGAACGCCGTGGACTTTGCGCGCACAAAGGTATGGGTCGATGGCGAATGGACGGATCGCTCGATCACGATCCGGATTGTGGATGACGGCGAGGGCTATCCGCCACAAGTGATCGGACGGATCGGCGACCCCTTCGTCAGATCACGGCGATCTGTTCAGGATCTGGAACGGCGCCCCGAATATGAGGGGATGGGGCTGGGTCTTTTCATTGCGAAGACCCTTCTAGAGCGGACAGGGGCAGAACTTTCCTTCGCCAATGCGTCGGACCCCTTTCTTACGCCTGAGGAACGGCCAGAACGATGTGGCGCGATCGTGGAACTTGTCTGGATGACAGGCGACATTACGGCACCACCCAGCTCCAGTCTTGGAGATAACAAACCCTTTGAAGCCTGACGAAGCAACACGCTGCGGAAAGGACGCGCGCTGTGAAAAAGGGGAGAACTATTTTGGCAAAATTAACGAAGTGTTAAGGTTACTCGCCCAAAAGTTGCATGACACCTTGGGTAGGTTGCATGGCTTATTGGGGAGAATTAGGCAGCGTCATGTTTGGGCTGGGCCTTGTGATCCTGGCTCTAGCGATAGCCGTTCGTATGGACGGGGCGACGATCTTGCGACGGCTGAGCCTGCGGCGGGCTGCTGCGCGGGCGGCCGAGGGGCTTCCCTTTCCTGTGTGGGTGAACCGGGCCGAGCAGGTGAAAGACGTGCCGCCAGACTGGGCCAACGCTGCATTCTTTCGCTTGTCTGCGGAAGACCGACTGATCATTCTGCATGGGAGCGGAAGATTGACTGTCGGCGAAGGCAGTGAAGCCGCACAATTCGAGCGTCAATCCGTGGGGACGATCGGGTTTGCCCTTCCTTGTGACGACTTGGCGCGCGTTGAAGTTAGCCTGCGCGACATGTTGCAATCGATGACCCAGACTTTTGCGCAACTCCCTTTGGGTGTCGCGGTCTTTGATCGGGTGGGTCATCTGAACAGTTTCAACCCTGTCCTTGTGGAGCTGACGGGACTTTCGCCTGCCTTCCTCTCGCGTCGGCCAAGCCTGACGGCGATGCTTGATGCGATGAGGGATCGCAGCATGGTACCGGAACCTGCGAACTGGAAGAATTGGAAGGCGGAACTTGTCGATATGGAAAGGGCCGCAGCGAAAGCTGCTTTTGAAGATGTTTGGGCCTTGCCAGGCGGCCAGACATATCGAGTGACGGGCCGACGACACAGGGGGGGTGGCTTGGCCCTGATGATCGAGGATATCTCTCCTGAAATCCTGCGCGGACGGCGCTATCGCGCCAGTCTGGATCTCTGTCAGGCCGTGATCGACAGGATGGATGAGGCGATTGCGGTCTTTGCAGCGTCTGGGCAGCTTGTTCTTTCGAATCTGGCCTACGCGGCCCTCTGGGACCACGATCCGGTGGCGGGGGTAGGAAAGATGGATCTGCGGCAGGTGGCAAGCCAATGGCGGGCCGCCTCTGCCCCCACGTCCCTTTGGGCCGAGTTGGAGGCGTTCGGGGATTTGACCGATGATCGGCGCGCATGGCAGGGCGAGGCGCGGCTGATCGATGGCCGCCTGATCCGTTGTCGTTGCGAACCGATGACAGAAGGTGCGATGCTGATTGGATTTCGTGCCGTGCCAACCGACGGACCGATGAAGACTGTCTTGGTTGGGCGCGGCTGACGCTTGCGATAGCGGCAGGGGAAGATAAAACTGCGGCCATGATGGTCGTGATCCCTCCAGAAGCTGTTTTGGTCCTGCCGGATGAGGCCGCGACGACCGCCTTGGGTGAATGGCTGGCACAGATCCTTCGGCCCGGTGATACTGTCTTGCTAGAAGGGCCGATCGGGGCCGGAAAATCGCACCTTGCCCGCGCGTTGATCAGGGCAAAGTTAGGGCGAATGGAGGATGTGCCGTCGCCAACCTTTACGCTGGTGCAGACCTATGATGCTGGCGAAACCGAAATTTGGCATGCAGACCTCTACCGCCTTTCCGTGCCGGATGAAGTTCTGGAGTTGGGTCTGGAGGATGCCTTTGCTTCTGCCATCTGTTTGATCGAGTGGCCAGATCGGCTTGGCTCTTATCTGCCAGATGATGCGTTGCATCTGCGCCTAAGTGCAGAGGGCGAAGGCAGGAAAGCCCATTTGAGTGGTGGTCGGCCCGGACTGCTGGACCAGGTCAAGGGTTGGTCGGCATGACGGATCGAAAGGAACTGTCGAAGCGGTTTCTCGTAACGGCCGGATGGGGAACCAGTGACAGATGGGCCTTGGCGGGTGATGCGTCCGATCGGCGCTATGACCGCCTGTCGATGGAAGGGCATTCAGCGGTTTTGATGGACGCCCCGCCGGGAACGGCAGAGGACACAGCCACGTTTGCGCGGATCGCACGGCATCTGGCTGATCTGGGGCTGTCACCGCCCGCAATTTATGCCGAAGATCACGAGAATGGTTTTCTGTTGTTGGAAGACCTTGGGGATGGGCTTTTTTCACGTTTGATCGCACATGATCCGGGACTGGAAGGCGCGCTTTATGCCGGGGCAACCGATGTTCTTTTGGCGATCCATAACAGCCCGACCCCGATTGACCTGCCCGACCTTTCAGCGCGGGAATGGGCAGAGGCGGCGGCCTTCGTTTTGTCCTGGTACGTCTTCGCCGTGTCAGGCGAGGAGCCTAATTCAGCAGAATTTGTGACTGTTTTGGAAGAGTTGATGAGGGCCTACGCAGACGACCCACGTGTGATGATCCTGCGGGATTACCATGCCGAAAACCTGCTTTGGCTGCCGGACCGGCACGATGTGGCACGGGTGGGACTCTTGGACTTCCAACTGGCCCAGATGGGGCAGCCGGGATATGATCTTGTATCGCTTCTGCAGGATGCGCGGCGCGATGTTTCGGCAGAGACAGAGGCCGCAATGATTGCGCGGTTCTGTGCGGGGAAGGGAATAGACCCCGACGTTTTCGCGCCATCCTATGCCACGCTAGGCGCGCAAAGGGCACTTCGCATTCTTGGTGTTTTTGCCCGACTTTGCCTGAAGAACGGAAAGGGTGGCTATGTCAGTCTGATGCCACGCGTCTGGACGCAGTTGCAACGCAATCTGGAACATCCATCACTTACGCCGCTGGCGGAAATTTGCAGTGCACTTCTTCCGGAGCCTGATCCGGAAGCCTTGGAAAGGATAGGTAACCAATGCGGCCGATATGCCCACCGCTGATGCTATTTGCGGCAGGGATGGGCACGCGGATGGGTGCGTTGACTGCCAATCGACCAAAGCCGCTTATCCCTGTCGCGGGGCGGTTTCTGATCGATCACGCGCTCGCCTTGGTGGATGATGCGGGGATAGATCGGGTCGTCGTCAATACACATTACCTTGCTGATCAGATTGAGAGCCACATCGCGACGCGTGGCCTGATTGTATCACGTGAAGAACCTGAGGTTCTTGAGACAGGAGGCGGATTGAAGCGTGCGCTTCCCCTGTTGGGGGATGATCCGGTGATGACACTGAACACCGATGCCGTTTGGACGGGGCGCAATCCATTGGTTGAATTGATGGAGGCTTGGGACGAAGTACGGATGGACGGTTTGTTGCTGTTGTTGCCCGTGGAAAAGGCCGTGGGTCACTTTGCGAAGGGCGACTTCCTGATGGACGGGGATGGGCGTCTGGAACGGGCGAATGGTAGACTTGGGCCTGTTTACCTAGGGGCGCAAATCCTAAAAACGGCGGGGCTGGCCGAGATTGAGGCAGAGGTCTTTTCCCTTAACCTGCTGTGGGATCGGATGATTTCAGACGGACGACTCTATGGGATGATCCATGACGGTGGTTGGTGTGATGTTGGAAGGCCAGAAGGGATCGTATCGGCAGAAACACTTTTGAGGGCACCCGCATGATGTTTATGGCAGCGGGGCCACGTTTTTTTCACCTGCCGCCAGGCGTGGATTTCGCGCGCGAACTGGTTCGGGGCCTGAAAGCGCGACTTGCGGGCCAGCCGCCGGAGGCGATGGCACGGGTAACCGTTTATCTGAACACGGCGCGGATGCGGCGGCGGGTAATCGAGGGCTTTCTTGAAGATGGGCCGGGGCTTTTGCCAAGGTTGCGGCTTTTAACGGATATTGGTGAGGGCCTACCTCTTCTGAACCTGCCGGGACCGGTGTCACCCCTGCGTCGCAGGCTAGAATTGACCCAATTGATCGCCGGTCTTCTGGATCGGCAACCTGATCTTGCCCCTCGGTCTGCGCTTTTCGACCTTGCCGACAGTCTGGCCGGACTTATGGACGAGATGCAGGGTGAAGGGGTGCTTCCCGAACGTATTGCCGCATTGGACGTCTCGAACCATTCCGCTCACTGGGCGCGCACACGCGAATTCCTGCGTATCGTCACACCCTTTTTCACCGGGGACGATGCGCCGGATGGGGAAACCCGGCAAAGAATGGCGGTTTCGCGTCTATCAGCACTGTGGATGGAAGCTCCGCCGCACGATCCGGTAATCGTGGCAGGTTCCACCGGTTCGCGGGGAACAACGGCAGCGCTTATGGAGGCGGTGGCGAAGTTGCCACAAGGGGCGCTGGTTCTGCCGGGTTTTGATCCGTTCATGCCACAGGATGTGTGGGAAAGCCTTGATGATGCGATGACGGGCGAAGACCATCCGCAATTCCGGCTACGCCGGCTAATGGATCGATTGTCGGTTGAACCGGCGGATGTGGCACCCTGGACAGAAGCTGTGCCTCCGGCTGAGGATCGGAACCGGCTGATTTCCCTTTCACTGCGCCCGGCCCCCGTGACAGATCAATGGCTTCATTCCGGTAAAGACCTGCCGGATCTGATCGAGGCGACCCAAGGGATGGCCCTGATTACGGCCCCATCTCCGCGCAGCGAAGCGTTGGCGATTGCGCTTGTGATGCGCGAAGCGGCCGAAACAGGCGTCACGGCTGCGCTGATCACACCCGACAGGATGCTGACGCGCCGTGTCACCGCTGCTTTGGATCGGTGGGGAATTTTGCCCGATGATTCTGCGGGTAAGCCGCTTGCCCTTTCCGCGCCCGGCCGTTTTTTGCGCCATGTGGCAGGCATCATGGGGCTTAAGCTGACATCAGATGTCCTGCTGACGTTGCTGAAACATCCCCTTGCCTTCACGGGTGGAGATCGGGGACAGCACCTGCTGCACACGCGACGGCTGGAACTGCATTTACGGCGGGAAGGGCCTGCTTTTCCGACGGGGGATGACCTTCGAAACTGGGCGCGCGCCAGGGTTGAAAGAGGTAAGGACGACGGGATCGAGATTTGGGCCGAAGCCCTTGCTAGGATTATCGATATTGCCGCGCAAGTGGTGGATGCCCCGCTTGTCGATCTTGTGGCGCTGCATCTTGAACTTTCAGAGGCGATGGCGCGTGGAACTGCGGCCGAAGGAACCGGGGTTCTGTGGGATAAAGAGGCCGGTTCCGAGGCGCGCGCGGTTATGGATACCCTGCTTTGTGAGGCAGATGCGGGTGGTCACCTAACTGTGGCGGCCTATCGGGACATGTTTGAAGCGGTAATCGCGCGTGGTGAGGTCAGGGAAAGTGTTTTGGCGCATCCCCGCCTTTTGATCCTCGGCCCACGAGAGGCGCGGGAGCATGCGGCAGAACTGGTCATCCTTGCCGGGCTGAATGATGGGACTTGGCCGCGCCTGCCCGATCCCGATCCTTGGTTGAACCGACAGATGAGGAAGGATGCCGGGCTATTGCTTCCGGAACGGCAAGTGGGTCTGTCTGCCCATGATTATCAGATCGCCGTCGCTGCGCCGCGCGTCATCCTAAGCCGTTCGGCAAGGGATGCAGAGGCGGAGACGGTGTCATCCCGATGGCTGAACCGATTGACCAACCTGATGGCTGGTCTGCCCGAAAAACGCGGGCCAGATGCCCTGCGCGCAATGGAACGGCGCGGAACCCAGTGGTTGAAACTTGCGGAGGCGCTGGAGGAACCCACCACAGAAATGGATGCGGACCCGCGATTGCAACCGGCCAATAGGCCATCGCCCCGCCCCAAGTCCGATCAGAGGCCGAAGGAGCTTTCGCTGACAAGGATAAGCCTGCTGATCCGTGATCCTTATGCGATCTACTGCCGCTATGTCCTGCGCCTGAAGCGGCTTGATCCCTTGCGACATGAGCCAGACGCTGCCCTGCGCGGCCAAATCCTGCACAAGATACTTGAGCGTTTCGTGCGTGATCGGCCTGATGCTGAAGACCTGAACGCGGCAAAAGCGCGCCTGCTGTCCACGGCACGCGAAATTTTGGGTAAGATGGTGCCATGGCCCGCGGCACGGGCGCTTTGGTTGGCGCGACTGGCGCGGGCCGCAAATTTCTTTCTGGATGTGGATGGGAAAGATGGTGGAACGCCAATCATCTTAGAGAAGGCAGGGGCCGTGAAGGTTGCGCCCTTCGATTTCCGGCTGACCGGGACACCGGACCGGATTGACCGTCTTCCGGATGGGCGCCTGCACATCTTGGATTACAAGACCGGGAACCCTCCCACTCAGGCGATGCAGAAAGCGTTCGACAAGCAATTGCTCTTGGCAGCCGCTATGGCAGAGAGGGGCGGTTTTTCAGATCTTGATCCAGCAGATGTAGCACGGATCACCTATGTTGGTCTGGGAAGTTCTCCGAAAGTCGAAACAACGGAGATCACGCAGGAAATCACCGCCGAAGTCTGGGAGGGTTTGAGGGCCTTGATCGCACATTACGCGAAAGAGGCGTCTGGCTACACCGCGCGGCGAGCGGTCCAGAAGGAACGCTATGCCGGGGATTATGA
Encoded proteins:
- a CDS encoding SCO family protein, whose translation is MSKLYAGLAAAAVVGMVGGLFAYAQMAAPDDRFAQCRAGAVGGDIGGPFSLVNGEGQTVTDKDIITKPSLVYFGYTFCPDVCPLDNARNAEAIDILDERGFDVTPVFISIDPERDTPEVVRDFAANLHPKMIGLTGSPEQVKAASQAYKTYFRKQNSDDPEYYLVDHSTFTYLVLPETGFVDFFKRDETAEQMADRTSCFLSN
- the regB gene encoding sensor histidine kinase RegB codes for the protein MMNPGFGLLSRDTRSDWVRLRTLILLRWMAITGQIAAITVADRVYGIELPLGLCYMAVGASIIANLISIFVYPENKRLSEVEAMLTLLFDLSQLAFLLYLTGGLTNPFALLILAPVTISASALELRTTLFLGALAILFTSLIAFVNVPLRFADGSALQVPLVFEFGFWLAIVIGIVFLGLYSRRIATEIRSMSDALLATQMALAREQKLTDLGGVVAAAAHELGTPLATIKLVSAEMMEELKDQPDLAEDARLIRDQADRCRDILRGMGRAGKDDLHLRQAPLASVLREAAEPHMGRGKEVAFSLSPGAGSGERQPMILRRPEVIHGLRNLIQNAVDFARTKVWVDGEWTDRSITIRIVDDGEGYPPQVIGRIGDPFVRSRRSVQDLERRPEYEGMGLGLFIAKTLLERTGAELSFANASDPFLTPEERPERCGAIVELVWMTGDITAPPSSSLGDNKPFEA
- a CDS encoding PAS-domain containing protein, with the protein product MAYWGELGSVMFGLGLVILALAIAVRMDGATILRRLSLRRAAARAAEGLPFPVWVNRAEQVKDVPPDWANAAFFRLSAEDRLIILHGSGRLTVGEGSEAAQFERQSVGTIGFALPCDDLARVEVSLRDMLQSMTQTFAQLPLGVAVFDRVGHLNSFNPVLVELTGLSPAFLSRRPSLTAMLDAMRDRSMVPEPANWKNWKAELVDMERAAAKAAFEDVWALPGGQTYRVTGRRHRGGGLALMIEDISPEILRGRRYRASLDLCQAVIDRMDEAIAVFAASGQLVLSNLAYAALWDHDPVAGVGKMDLRQVASQWRAASAPTSLWAELEAFGDLTDDRRAWQGEARLIDGRLIRCRCEPMTEGAMLIGFRAVPTDGPMKTVLVGRG
- the tsaE gene encoding tRNA (adenosine(37)-N6)-threonylcarbamoyltransferase complex ATPase subunit type 1 TsaE, with protein sequence MMVVIPPEAVLVLPDEAATTALGEWLAQILRPGDTVLLEGPIGAGKSHLARALIRAKLGRMEDVPSPTFTLVQTYDAGETEIWHADLYRLSVPDEVLELGLEDAFASAICLIEWPDRLGSYLPDDALHLRLSAEGEGRKAHLSGGRPGLLDQVKGWSA
- a CDS encoding aminoglycoside phosphotransferase family protein, translated to MTDRKELSKRFLVTAGWGTSDRWALAGDASDRRYDRLSMEGHSAVLMDAPPGTAEDTATFARIARHLADLGLSPPAIYAEDHENGFLLLEDLGDGLFSRLIAHDPGLEGALYAGATDVLLAIHNSPTPIDLPDLSAREWAEAAAFVLSWYVFAVSGEEPNSAEFVTVLEELMRAYADDPRVMILRDYHAENLLWLPDRHDVARVGLLDFQLAQMGQPGYDLVSLLQDARRDVSAETEAAMIARFCAGKGIDPDVFAPSYATLGAQRALRILGVFARLCLKNGKGGYVSLMPRVWTQLQRNLEHPSLTPLAEICSALLPEPDPEALERIGNQCGRYAHR
- a CDS encoding nucleotidyltransferase family protein: MRPICPPLMLFAAGMGTRMGALTANRPKPLIPVAGRFLIDHALALVDDAGIDRVVVNTHYLADQIESHIATRGLIVSREEPEVLETGGGLKRALPLLGDDPVMTLNTDAVWTGRNPLVELMEAWDEVRMDGLLLLLPVEKAVGHFAKGDFLMDGDGRLERANGRLGPVYLGAQILKTAGLAEIEAEVFSLNLLWDRMISDGRLYGMIHDGGWCDVGRPEGIVSAETLLRAPA
- the addB gene encoding double-strand break repair protein AddB, whose translation is MFMAAGPRFFHLPPGVDFARELVRGLKARLAGQPPEAMARVTVYLNTARMRRRVIEGFLEDGPGLLPRLRLLTDIGEGLPLLNLPGPVSPLRRRLELTQLIAGLLDRQPDLAPRSALFDLADSLAGLMDEMQGEGVLPERIAALDVSNHSAHWARTREFLRIVTPFFTGDDAPDGETRQRMAVSRLSALWMEAPPHDPVIVAGSTGSRGTTAALMEAVAKLPQGALVLPGFDPFMPQDVWESLDDAMTGEDHPQFRLRRLMDRLSVEPADVAPWTEAVPPAEDRNRLISLSLRPAPVTDQWLHSGKDLPDLIEATQGMALITAPSPRSEALAIALVMREAAETGVTAALITPDRMLTRRVTAALDRWGILPDDSAGKPLALSAPGRFLRHVAGIMGLKLTSDVLLTLLKHPLAFTGGDRGQHLLHTRRLELHLRREGPAFPTGDDLRNWARARVERGKDDGIEIWAEALARIIDIAAQVVDAPLVDLVALHLELSEAMARGTAAEGTGVLWDKEAGSEARAVMDTLLCEADAGGHLTVAAYRDMFEAVIARGEVRESVLAHPRLLILGPREAREHAAELVILAGLNDGTWPRLPDPDPWLNRQMRKDAGLLLPERQVGLSAHDYQIAVAAPRVILSRSARDAEAETVSSRWLNRLTNLMAGLPEKRGPDALRAMERRGTQWLKLAEALEEPTTEMDADPRLQPANRPSPRPKSDQRPKELSLTRISLLIRDPYAIYCRYVLRLKRLDPLRHEPDAALRGQILHKILERFVRDRPDAEDLNAAKARLLSTAREILGKMVPWPAARALWLARLARAANFFLDVDGKDGGTPIILEKAGAVKVAPFDFRLTGTPDRIDRLPDGRLHILDYKTGNPPTQAMQKAFDKQLLLAAAMAERGGFSDLDPADVARITYVGLGSSPKVETTEITQEITAEVWEGLRALIAHYAKEASGYTARRAVQKERYAGDYDHLSRLGEWDTTDDPVPAPVGGAR